Proteins encoded together in one Spodoptera frugiperda isolate SF20-4 chromosome 15, AGI-APGP_CSIRO_Sfru_2.0, whole genome shotgun sequence window:
- the LOC118274250 gene encoding hydroxymethylglutaryl-CoA lyase, mitochondrial produces MAHITKTISSKILNKSTHRCLSTAVSQIRIYEVGPRDGLQNEAKFVPTDIKIELINKLAAAGIKDIESASFVSPKWVKQMSDGVEVMKNIPRVPGVNYPVLIPNLKGYEIAKQCNIEEVAIFPAGSEAFSQKNLNCSVEEGLKRFKLVADQAVKDGIRVRGYVSCVVGCPYEGPIHPKGIAKITEQLFEMGCYEVSLGDTIGVGTAGSVKRLMREVLTVAKPEQLALHFHDTYGQALSNLVAGLEFGIKTVDSSISGLGGCPYARGASGNLATEDLVYLLYGLGVNTNVDLVKLIEAGRYISNFLGKPTESKVNRAISDRFKNHNDIVKIASCDI; encoded by the exons ATGGCACATATTACAAAAACCATTAGTTCTAAAATACTGAATAAGTCAACACATCGTTGTCTT aGTACAGCCGTATCACAGATTAGGATTTATGAAGTGGGCCCGAGAGATGGACTTCAAAATGAGGCGAAATTTGTCCCCacagatattaaaatagaacTTATCAATAAACTGGCAGCTGCTGGAATAAAAGACATTGAGTCTGCAAG TTTCGTTAGTCCAAAATGGGTGAAACAAATGAGCGACGGTGTGGAAGTTATGAAGAACATTCCAAGAGTCCCAGGAGTAAACTACCCGGTGCTTATACCTAACTTAAAAGGATACGAGATTGCT AAACAATGCAACATAGAGGAAGTGGCAATATTCCCAGCTGGATCAGAGGCTTTCTCCCAGAAGAATTTGAACTGTTCCGTCGAAGAAGGTTTGAAGAGATTCAAGTTGGTAGCTGATCAAGCTGTGAAGGATGGTATCCGAGTGAGAGGCTATGTCTCTTGTGTCGTTGGCTGTCCTTATGAAGGCCCCATACATCCGAAAGGCATCGCGAAG ATAACAGAACAATTGTTCGAGATGGGGTGCTATGAGGTCTCCTTGGGGGACACCATTGGCGTGGGAACAGCGGGATCCGTCAAACGACTGATGCGAGAAGTGCTAACCGTTGCAAAGCCTGAACAACTGGCTTTACACTTCCACGACACCTATGGACAAGCTTTATCGAACCTTGTGGCTGGACTAGAG TTTGGAATAAAAACCGTGGACTCGTCTATCTCGGGGCTGGGCGGGTGTCCGTACGCGCGCGGTGCGAGCGGCAACCTCGCCACGGAGGACCTCGTCTACCTGCTGTACGGGCTGGGAGTCAACACCAACGTAGACCTCGTCAAACTCATCGAGGCCGGACGATACATCTCCAACTTCCTCGGCAAACCCACCGAGTCGAAAGTCAACCGCGCTATAAGCGATAGGTTCAAAAATCACAATGATATCGTCAAAATAGCCTCGTGCGATATTTGA
- the LOC118274257 gene encoding protein KRTCAP2 homolog: protein MAVNSATSFVLSSILTLLIFSGMQMYKPILIRSPATIIFGGYLGSLMFMFFVTAIGNLEATLFGKNFQLKLPEVVISMAISLIAAGMVHRICFTTCLIFSLITIYYMNKLSQKTYAASAPVAVPTKSRRHK from the exons ATGG CGGTGAACAGTGCCACGTCTTTCGTGTTATCATCAATTTTGACCCTCCTCATATTTTCGGGGATGCAGATGTACAAACCGATCTTGATAAGGTCTCCAGCGACTATTATATTCGGCGGCTACCTCGGTTCATTGATGTTTATGTTCTTCGTTACT GCCATTGGTAACTTAGAAGCAACATTGTTTGGGAAAAACTTCCAACTGAAGTTGCCGGAAGTAGTAATTTCTATGGCTATTTCATTGATTGCTGCTGGTATGGTGCACAGAATCTGCTTCACTACATG tttgatATTCTCTCTAATCACAATCTACTACATGAACAAGTTGTCACAAAAGACGTACGCGGCATCAGCCCCAGTTGCAGTGCCCACCAAGAGTCGACGCCACAAATGA